The nucleotide window CCATGAGTTCATCGCGGTACACCAGCAGTCCCTGGGGGTTGTGGCTGAGGATGTCCCCCAGCTTTTCGACGGTGGCGTCATTGCTTTTGAAGCGGCGCGCGTGCGGCTCTTCTGGCTTGGTCAGGCCGGCCAGGTCGTTCTGGGCAGCAAGCATCTTGTCCTTGTCGGGCTTGCCGGTAGCGGCCTTCTTCATGGTGGACTTGATGGCGGCTTCGTGCGCTTCGTAGGCGGCCAGCTCTGCCTGGTAGAGGTTGCGCCGGTCGCTCAGGGCTTCTTGCTCGCGCGCTTCCAGCCGGTCGAGAAAGCGCATGACGCTGCCCACGGTAGGCGACTTCTTGGCCGATGGCTCGCCCACCACGCCACCAAACAAGTTGGGCGTGACGATCCAGTCATCTCGGCGCTTGGGCTTGATGGCGGCGCGCGTGCCGATCACGGCCCCCAGCGCAACGACCAGTGCAGCGGCCACATAGTCCGGGGCTGCGCTCATGCGGTCGGCTTCGTCCAAGACGAACTCGGCCAGGCTGGCGGGCAGCAGGATGTGAGCGTCGAACGCCGGGGCGGGCGGGAGGTCTTTCTCGATGGCGCGCGGCTGCGGCCAATTGCCGGTGCCAATGGCGTCAATGTCCAGGGCGGGGGCGGTGTCCATGTTCAGGTCGAGTGCGTTCATGCTGCGGCCCTCCTTGCAATGAGTTCGTCTGCCCAGTCCGTGCCGGGGCTGAGCGGGGTGAGGGTTCGCGCTTCCAGCCCCATGCGGGCGGCGCGCTGGGCCAGGCGTTCGGCGGCGCGCTGGCCGGTACCGCTGGCGTCGTTGTCGGCAAAGACGTACAGGCGCTGTACGCCGGCAGGCGGCTCGAACTGCTCCAGGCCGCCAGCCGATACGCACGGCCACACGGGGATGCCGGCCAGCACGGATGCCGCAATGGCGGTCTCGATGCCCTCGGCCAGCCCCAGCACCAGCGCGCCATCCCGCAGCAGGGGCGGGTGCAGCTTGATGCTGGCGCCTGCCATCGGGCCGGCGGTGCGGGTCAGCTTCTTGGCCGTGGGCACCGGGGCTTTGTGGCCGTCTTCGATGAGGTAGGTGCGGTGCAGCGCCACCAGCGCGCCGGCGGGGCTGGTGACTGCGGCCAGCATCGCGGGGAAGCTGCCCATGCGCTCAGGGCCGTCCCAGTAGTCGAGCTGGGGCGCGTAGCGCAGCGGCAAGGCATCGCCCACTGGCACGGGCAGGCCACGGCGGGCCAGGTACACGCCAGCGGGGCAATGCTCGGTCAGGGGCTGGGCGCTGTTCCATTGGCGGATCAGGCCGGGCAGGTTCTGCGCCCATTGCTCGGCCTGCTGCTGCTGGCGTTCGCGCTGGGCTTGGGCCATGCGCTGGCGTTGATGGTGCTGCTGGGCTGCGGTGAGCGGCGGGCCATCGGCCACCCACACGCCGGACGTGCCGGCCTTCCAGTTCCACCACGGTGCAGCAGGGCGGCCATCGGTGAACACGCGGTAGGCGCCACTGGTCTGCCCTCGGCGGTCGCCCTCCACGCGGCAGCGCATCAGCCGGCCAGGTTCGATGCTGTCCACCAGCAGGCCGGCAGCGGCCAGGGCCGGTGCCAGGGAATGCAAGGCGGCGGTCATGGTGCCACCTGCGCCAGGCGCTGGCGGCCTTGATCGGTCAGCCGATACTGGCCGGGCCGGCAGGGGCGGCCGTCGCGGTCGGTGGCGTCAACGTGGCGCCGGTCGATGGCATCCTGACCCAGCTTGCGGCGCAGCCTCATGATGATGTCGGGGCTGTTGCTGGCCCCGGCGATGCGATCCATCGTCTCGCGGCCGATCCATCCGGTTGAGGCCGCCAGGGCCTGCAAGGCGCGCGCTTCGCGCGGCGAAAAACGTGGCGCCGTTGATTCCTTTGAGGGCATAATCGCCTCCTGCTTGAAGTTGTTTTCCATCAGCCCCTGGGCGCGTCCAACGCCTGGGGGTTTTCCGTTTGTGGCTGCCGTCATTGCTGCACCTGCCACGCCAGGCGCAACAGCCGGGCCTGCGCGCGGCGCTGGCGGCTACGGGCGTTCTGGAGCTGGCGGTACTGCTCGGCGGTGTCGGCCAGCATCTCGCGCCACGCGGGGCTGTCGCGCTGAACCTTGTCAAACTGCCCCGCGCGCTCGCGCCAGGCGGCGTAGCCGTCGGTCAGCTCCTGCTGGCGCTGGCGGGTGTCGCTCACTGCGTCGGCGTACTGCACGGCGGCCTGAGCGATGGCGAGAAGGTCGATGGGGCGGCTCATGCTTTGCCTCCTTGCTGCTGCTCGGCCAGCCAGGCGCGCACGTCGCCGACGCGCCAAACCGACGTGCGCGGCCCCAGCTTGATCGGCGCAGGGAACGTCCCTTCGTTAACCTTGCGGTGAATCGAACTCGGGCCGAATGGCAGTGGCACCGGCACGCCGGGCTTCTTGGGGTCGTAGCAAAGCTGCGCGCGGCGAACCAGCGCGTTGTCTGGCAGTTGGTCAAAGGGCGGGTACACGCGGGGTGTACGAGTTGCCCTGCGGCGGGGTTGGGTGGCTTGGTCATCGCGGGCTTGAGCGGCGCGTGCGATAGGGGTAAGGCGGGGTTTCGTGGGCATCCGTAGCTCCAAGGTGTGCGCGGCGCGCGTCCTTGGCCTTCGGACGGTTGCCGCGCGGGTTTGGCAAAAGCGCGCGGTCATCACGTTGCTGTCACGACCTAATAAGTGCTATGGAGAATCCTGCGACGAATCCAAGAAAACCAGCACTTCATGGGACAAAAATCCTTGCTAATCAAGCACTTGAACAATGTTGTGCGAAAGTGTTTCAAGCGCTTGACGCGGGCTGGCGACACCTCTGCCATGCGCCTGGCGCGCCTTTAGCCAGCCAGCTCGGCCAGCTCGGCCAGCACTCCCGCGTCGTTCGCCAGCTCCGTGCTGACGCATCTGGCCAGGCCGACCAGTTCGACCAGCTCCTGGCTGGCGGTGGGCGCGGCCAGCGCGGCGATGGCGGCCAGCAAGGTGCGCAGCTCGCGGGCCTGGGCTGCGATGGCGGTGAGTTCGTGGTTCATGGCGGGCGCTCCTGTTTCGATAGCTGTTTGCGGTTGAAGGACGGCGGCTAAAGCCGGTTTTGGCATGGATGCGGCGGGGCTCATGGTTGGTCTCCTTGCAGAATGGCCAGCTTCTCCAGCATGGCGACGTGGCACAGGTACTGCACGGCGTGCAGGCGGGCCGCTTTGAAGTCGCCGCGCTGGCGGTAGTGCTCGGCGTCGGCAAGGGCGTCGCTGGCCTGCTCGAACATCTCGCACTGGTCGGCGCTCATGGTCGGCACAGCGCGCCCGCCTTGGGGCTGGTCGGCGCCGTCCAGCGCATCCGCTGCGGCGGCGCAAATGCCGTCGTATGACCATGCCTGGCCGGCCAGATTCAGGCAGTCGTGCTGCTGGATGGCGCAGCCGTCGGCGAGTGCTTTTCGCAGGGCGGCCAGGGTCAGGCGCAGGGCGGCACGCAATGCAGCGGCCTCGCCTGGCGCGCAGGCGTTGTTGTCGGTGGCGGGCATGGATCAGCCCTCCAGCGGGTTCGTGCCGGCCAGCCGCTTGATGGCGGTGGCGGCGCGCGTGGCCTTGCCGACGGCGCGGCGCAGTTGCGCCTGGTCGAGCTCGCCGTCGGTGAGGATGCGCAG belongs to Melaminivora suipulveris and includes:
- a CDS encoding DUF7146 domain-containing protein, with product MTAALHSLAPALAAAGLLVDSIEPGRLMRCRVEGDRRGQTSGAYRVFTDGRPAAPWWNWKAGTSGVWVADGPPLTAAQQHHQRQRMAQAQRERQQQQAEQWAQNLPGLIRQWNSAQPLTEHCPAGVYLARRGLPVPVGDALPLRYAPQLDYWDGPERMGSFPAMLAAVTSPAGALVALHRTYLIEDGHKAPVPTAKKLTRTAGPMAGASIKLHPPLLRDGALVLGLAEGIETAIAASVLAGIPVWPCVSAGGLEQFEPPAGVQRLYVFADNDASGTGQRAAERLAQRAARMGLEARTLTPLSPGTDWADELIARRAAA
- a CDS encoding helix-turn-helix domain-containing protein — its product is MENNFKQEAIMPSKESTAPRFSPREARALQALAASTGWIGRETMDRIAGASNSPDIIMRLRRKLGQDAIDRRHVDATDRDGRPCRPGQYRLTDQGRQRLAQVAP
- a CDS encoding helix-turn-helix transcriptional regulator — encoded protein: MYPPFDQLPDNALVRRAQLCYDPKKPGVPVPLPFGPSSIHRKVNEGTFPAPIKLGPRTSVWRVGDVRAWLAEQQQGGKA